A stretch of the Ostrea edulis chromosome 9, xbOstEdul1.1, whole genome shotgun sequence genome encodes the following:
- the LOC125678057 gene encoding uncharacterized protein F54H12.2-like produces the protein MMHRESCACGTSSLELFKVPPTNVTLEDSKWMEYYPISSTLNSDTAPIEFEIKGQGDEYLDLSQTYLQMVCKFTKANGTNLAGGNSTSTPVNNILHSLFSEIDVSLNGKVITPGTDTYPYKAYLEKLLSYAPKTLETQMRACSLWEKDTAGHMDEVKLEALAQTPVEFAVVSNKVNIAAVIPTPEYPDDSKNVGLRKRHEKITDSKEIVLMDRLHLDLFEQEKCLPNGLDVRLRFNRARPQFYMMTAAGSSGKVAIQSMILWVRKVKPVPSIINLINQQLSTQTAKYPLRRVEVKTFTIPSGTQSKITDHLFQGQMPKLIVLGFVDNAAFNGDNTRNPFHFQNERDWAPDITLEEYKNGYTLWCVDFTKDQEAQTDKFHLIQTGNLRVEVQFAANVARTLNCVVYAVFDNLLEINKQREVSIDY, from the exons ATGATGCACCGAGAATCTTGCGCTTGTGGCACCAGCAGTTTAGAACTGTTTAAAGTGCCCCCGACCAACGTCACTTTAGAAGATTCGAAATGGATGGAATATTACCCCATTTCCAGTACCCTCAACTCGGATACGGCTccgattgaatttgaaatcaaaggacaaggagatgaatatctggatttatcCCAAACTTATCTCCAGATGGTATGTAAATTCACGAAAGCCAATGGAACGAATCTCGCAGGAGGCAATTCGACCTCCACCCCCGTGAATAACATTCTCCATTCCTTGTTCAGTGAAATCGATGTCAGTCTCAATGGAAAAGTCATTACCCCGGGGACGGATACTTATCCCTACAAAGCGTATCTGGAGAAATTGTTGTCTTATGCACCCAAGACTCTGGAAACCCAGATGAGAGCCTGTAGCTTGTGGGAAAAAGATACGGCAGGACATATGGATGAGGTCAAATTAGAAGCTCTGGCTCAAACTCCTGTGGAATTTGCAGTAGTGTCTAACAAAGTCAACATCGCGGCCGTCATCCCGACTCCCGAGTATCCGGATGATTCCAAGAATGTAGGGTTGAGAAAACGTCACGAGAAGATTACAGACAGTAAGGAGATCGTGTTGATGGATCGATTACATCTGGATTTGTTTGAGCAAGAGAAATGTCTCCCTAATGGCTTGGATGTCCGTCTCCGATTCAATCGCGCTCGACCCCAGTTCTACATGATGACCGCTGCCGGGAGTAGTGGGAAAGTGGCCATTCAAAGTATGATCTTGTGGGTGAGGAAAGTCAAACCTGTGCCGAGTATCATTAATCTCATCAATCAGCAACTGAGTACTCAAACGGCGAAATATCCATTGAGACGAGTGGAAGTGAAAACCTTCACCATTCCTAGTGGCACCCAATCTAAAATCACCGATCATCTGTTTCAAGGACAGATGCCTAAACTGATCGTGTTGGGCTTTGTGGACAATGCGGCTTTTAATGGGGATAATACCAGAAACCcctttcatttccaaaatgagaga GACTGGGCTCCGGACATTACCCTAGAAGAGTATAAAAACGGTTACACCCTCTGGTGTGTGGATTTCACGAAAGATCAAGAAGCCCAGacggataaatttcatctcatacagaCGGGGAACTTGAGAGTGGAAGTGCAATTTGCCGCCAACGTAGCCAGGACCTTAAACTGTGTGGTGTATGCCGTGTTCGACAATCTGctagaaatcaacaaacaacgaGAAGTCAGCATCGATTACTAA
- the LOC125659327 gene encoding nucleolar and coiled-body phosphoprotein 1-like → MTTMPGVSSRTPRRRGPQRTPEKPAGLSPAKFYSPITPGWVSGRQMVFEQEHSPVINVGKERKSVMPTGTISQKATNFRRHTMFKLPEPVRSSPIGTRSRRSSIFNVNSRKGGIRLTIAVTPQEKPKKGPAKVLSPPGVKTRTRRSSVYQKGQTLQEACSQPLKASKTGQAKRVTRVSEKKESAVQRKAPAARRSVCPKSPVRTSKQITNLEVPSSQSSEGSVTRRKSVQPIAKRSEKVASPSPAKKTIKTPRRSTAESAKGKSMPEPVEGVFKTPARPVSSTSEDSQPESAKRSQRSSRKTPARPVSSTSEDAQPESAKRSQRSSRKTPVRVSKSMNDVKPSTPKDTASTKKTTPVQSASRRLRSSAKSKRSTKKIEMEQLEANTKTEVKLTKSASEETNVTFSPEVNENKEDDSLSFTGVKRRMDLTSETPQVKKVKVTQAVSETSTRKSRQAYRKTPAKMKGTGDVAVENISLDDSMEFKTPMKTPKGIKSSKTMTTADEMPQVKLVKLTLPNGDSGNEETKVETVTQENVDKVSHKTVQVVPPELSSPVQHSGKLAERKSTPGRVRPDMVNKDIVPKGKSKKESKIKKLKSKGKEKSTLSLNDSLNTSAHTSMGAKCIIL, encoded by the exons ATGACAACAATGCCTGGTGTGTCCAGCAGAACGCCACGAAGGAGGGGCCCCCAGAGGACTCCAGAAAAGCCTGCAGG GTTGTCCCCTGCAAAGTTTTACAGCCCGATAACTCCAGGCTGGGTGTCGGGGAGGCAGATGGTTTTTGAGCAAGAACATTCTCCTGTTATAAATGTTGGGAAAGAAAG GAAATCAGTTATGCCAACGGGAACAATATCCCAGAAAGCCACCAACTTCAGAAGACACACCATGTTCAAACTCCCAGAGCCTGTGAGGTCCTCCCCAATAGGCACTCGATCCCGACGGTCATCCATATTCAATGTCAATAGTAGGAAAGGAGGAATAAGGCTAACTATAGCTGTTACTCCACAGGAAAAGCCGAAGAAAGGTCCAGCCAAGGTGCTCTCACCTCCTGGTGTGAAGACACGTACCAGAAGGTCATCGGTGTACCAGAAAGGTCAAACTCTCCAGGAAGCTTGTTCCCAGCCCCTAAAGGCTTCTAAAACTGGTCAAGCCAAGAGAGTTACAAGGGTCAGTGAAAAAAAAGAGAGTGCAGTTCAACGAAAGGCGCCAGCTGCCCGTAGGTCAGTTTGTCCAAAATCTCCAGTTAGAACTTCCAAGCAGATAACAAATTTAGAAGTGCCATCCTCCCAGTCTAGTGAAGGATCCGTCACTAGGAGAAAATCAGTCCAACCTATTGCCAAAAGATCTGAAAAAGTAGCTTCACCTTCACCAGCCAAAAAAACAATAAAGACCCCGAGACGCTCTACTGCTGAATCAGCCAAAGGAAAGAGCATGCCAGAACCAGTAGAAGGtgtttttaaaacccctgcCCGTCCAGTGTCCAGCACATCAGAGGATTCACAGCCAGAATCTGCAAAAAGATCACAGCGTAGTTCCAGGAAAACCCCTGCCCGCCCAGTGTCCAGTACATCAGAGGATGCACAACCAGAATCTGCAAAAAGATCACAGCGTAGTTCCAGGAAGACTCCAGTTCGAGTTTCAAAGTCAATGAATGATGTCAAGCCCAGTACACCGAAGGATACAGCTAGTACAAAGAAGACAACACCAGTCCAGTCTGCTTCCAGAAGACTAAGGTCATCAGCTAAAAGCAAAAGAAGTACAAAGAAGATAGAGATGGAACAGTTAGAAGCTAACACTAAAACGGAGGTGAAGTTAACAAAATCTGCTTCTGAGGAAACAAATGTGACATTTTCACCTGAAGTAAACGAGAACAAAGAGGATGACAGTCTGAGTTTTACAGGCGTGAAGCGGAGGATGGACCTCACCTCTGAGACCCCACAAGTAAAGAAGGTCAAAGTGACCCAGGCAGTGTCCGAAACGTCCACCAGAAAATCCAGACAAGCCTACAGGAAAACTCCAGCCAAAATGAAGGGAACTGGTGATGTGGcagttgaaaatatttctcttGATGATTCCATGGAATTCAAAACTCCCATGAAGACCCCTAAAGGGATAAAGTCATCTAAAACTATGACAACAGCAGATGAGATGCCTCAGGTGAAGCTGGTCAAGCTTACTCTACCTAATGGAGATTCTGGAAATGAAGAGACCAAAGTGGAAACTGTCACTCAGGAAAATGTGGACAAAGTTTCTCACAAAACAGTCCAAGTTGTCCCCCCTGAATTGAGCTCTCCTGTGCAGCATAGTGGTAAATTAGCAGAAAGAAAAAGTACTCCAGGAAGGGTCCGGCCAGACATGGTGAACAAAGACATTGTTCCGAAAGGAAAGAGCAAAAAGGAGAGTAAAATCAAAAAACTGAAAAGCAAAGGAAAAGAGAAATCCACCTTGTCATTAAATGACAGTCTGAATACATCTGCTCACACTAGCATGGGTGCAAAATGTATCATTCTGTAA
- the LOC130050476 gene encoding uncharacterized protein LOC130050476, with the protein MATRRDPLYNFQTLPGFRYRLVVVAEERVGENWVVRSENDLSTFSPFDQSGVREIICRVRAEYEGRAPRRRTARISTGTRPRRRAPQPPSPPPPYSPATPTTPPPAIPSAPVEYSPVPMSDSPASPVEYSPRSPSPAPPPSPAQSPSLLVADTASPPRPAAPARPPPPTIRFAGRTPPPPRPTHAPVATHPPRNHPMTVPGWADRAVPIWFKCPVCWQDRVHSGITCRGCGQRPACCSCVEELQERRHTRGRCPLCRFTGSRE; encoded by the coding sequence atggCTACAAGAAGAGACCCGCTCTACAATTTTCAGACCTTGCCTGGATTCCGGTACCGGCTGGTAGTGGTGGCTGAGGAACGGGTAGGGGAGAATTGGGTCGTGCGTTCTGAGAACGACCTGAGCACCTTCTCCCCTTTCGACCAGAGTGGGGTCCGTGAGATCATCTGCCGGGTGCGGGCCGAGTATGAAGGGAGGGCACCCCGCCGCCGCACCGCTCGAATCTCCACGGGTACGAGACCGCGCCGACGGGCCCCACAGCCAccctcaccaccaccaccttacTCACCGGCGACGCCTACAACACCACCACCAGCGATCCCATCGGCACCAGTGGAATACAGCCCGGTGCCGATGAGCGACTCACCAGCGTCACCGGTGGAGTATTCACCGCGGTCACCGTCCCCCGCACCACCTCCCAGTCCAGCCCAGAGTCCGTCGCTGTTGGTGGCAGACACAGCATCACCACCGAGACCAGCAGCCCCTGCAAGACCCCCACCACCTACCATCCGGTTTGCAGGGAGGACTCCACCACCACCGAGACCAACCCACGCACCGGTGGCAACTCATCCCCCGAGGAACCACCCTATGACTGTCCCTGGCTGGGCAGATAGGGCGGTTCCCATCTGGTTTAAGTGTCCTGTCTGCTGGCAAGACAGGGTACACTCTGGAATTACGTGCAGGGGATGTGGGCAGCGCCCAGCTTGCTGCTCGTGCGTGGAAGAGTTACAGGAGCGGCGACACACCCGGGGACGGTGCCCGTTATGCCGGTTTACCGGAAGCAGGGAATGA